A single window of Plasmodium reichenowi strain SY57 chromosome 14, whole genome shotgun sequence DNA harbors:
- a CDS encoding 26S proteasome regulatory subunit RPN13, putative, which produces MDSAKIHLQINAGKCIYDGKMVKPDKRKGKLVLYKIYDNLYNFQWINRENNEIEDNLILTKSISLERVEQCKTGRVYILRNKTRGEISFYWMQDYDDSKDEIFVKQFNSIITNELANLDTGSKPSNTNDYLSELSGLIISQTRNMNKDNTKKDIYFKDIFKGEYFSKLLEIPEALEELKIHMPEGYKSKEDIIDVINSRALNPNLKALDMSLPAHLNFVLISLNLPPHEGEVNDPMEYIVDALEKKYTKEENN; this is translated from the exons ATGGATTCAGCa aaGATACATTTACAGATTAATGCTGGAAAATGTATTTATGATGGGAAAATGGTAAAACCAGATAAACGGAAGGGGAAATTGGTCCTTTACAAA ATTTATGATAATCTTTACAACTTTCAATGGATTAATAGAGAAAATAACGAAATTGAG GATAATTTGATATTAACCAAAAGCATTTCCTTAGAACGAGTTGAACAATGTAAAACAGGAAGGGTCtatatattaagaaataaaacgagag gCGAAATTTCGTTTTATTGGATGCAGGATTATGATGATTCGAAGGACGAA ATTTTCGTTAAGCAATTTAACTCCATTATAACAAATGAACTAGCAAACC TCGACACTGGAAGTAAACCATCTAATACGAATGATTATCTCTCTGAGTTGTCAGGATTAATCATATCTCAAACGagaaatatgaataaagataatacaaaaaaag atatttattttaaggatatatttaaaggtgaatatttttcaaaacTCTTGGAGATTCCAGAAGCATTAGAAGAATTAAAGAt ACATATGCCCGAAGGATATAAAAGCAAAGAAGATATTATAGATGTGATTAACAGCAGAGCATTAAATCCAAACTTGAAAGCTCTAGATATGTCTCTACCTGCACATTTAAATTTTGTTCTAATTTCATTAA ATTTACCACCTCATGAAGGAGAAGTAAATGATC CTATGGAATATATTGTTGATGCTctggaaaaaaaatataccaAGGAAGagaataattaa
- a CDS encoding hypothetical protein (conserved Plasmodium protein, unknown function) translates to MSGAAIGVENRCLMKNKNNKNSSCENVNVDINYIIKDIYGYKNCKKRCIQFIEDDTICNDDIDLRKMKNKKIKVENMWYKRHDSNDMNNNNNDNNNNNDNDNDNDNDSQHNNSNNNDVDNNTFKRYNNYNEKYEENHNMEKEVYHACSIQSRERSCVNDFSNNNNNNNYYYMTYQMNDEHIKNSNNIKIHNNVNINMSSNNVDNNDDANSMDSNVDSNNMDNSNDTHNVNNKDDTNNKYNDDNHNYYHKKRNKQQPVFSSNEHEDKYVLSKKTESLMDTILFNIHSCSEMNQAKKIMLPLLNDFIQNNFYKYIKFYEDNQNSSKHNIQTLQKEKKVLISAVKIQYQKILQLQKLIENQKSDIKKKTEELNQIKAKVHQYFYDINNPNKRIFSILSPDVY, encoded by the coding sequence ATGTCAGGTGCTGCTATAGGAGTAGAAAACAGATGCTTGATGAAAAATAAGAACAACAAAAATAGTAGTTGTGAAAATGTAAATGTGgatattaattatataataaaagatatatacggttataaaaattgtaaGAAAAGATGTATACAATTTATTGAGGATGATACGATATGTAATGATGATATAGATTTAAGaaagatgaaaaataaaaaaataaaagtagAAAACATGTGGTACAAAAGACATGATAGTAATGacatgaataataataataatgataataataataataatgataatgataatgataatgataatgatagtcaacataataatagtaataataatgatgtagataataatacttttaagagatataataattataatgaaaagtATGAAGAAAATCATAATATGGAAAAAGAAGTATACCATGCATGTTCAATACAATCACGAGAAAGATCCTGTGTTAATGATtttagtaataataataataataataattattattatatgacTTATCAAATGAATGATGagcatataaaaaatagtaataatataaaaattcataacaatgttaatataaatatgagtagtaataatgtagataataatgatgatgcAAATAGTATGGACAGTAATGTTGATtctaataatatggataataGTAATGATACACataatgttaataataaagatgatacaaataataaatataatgatgataatcataattattatcataaaaaacGAAATAAACAACAACCTGTCTTTTCTTCAAACGAACATGAAgataaatatgtattatcCAAGAAAACGGAATCGCTTATGGATaccattttatttaatatacattCATGTAGTGAAATGAATCAAGctaaaaaaattatgttacctttattaaatgattttatacaaaataatttttataaatatataaagttTTATGAAGATAATCAAAACTCATCAAAACATAATATACAAACTCTAcagaaagaaaaaaaagttttGATAAGTGCAGTCAAAATACAATACCAAAAGATTCTACAACtacaaaaattaatagaaaatcaaaaaagtgatataaaaaaaaaaacagaaGAATTAAATCAAATCAAAGCAAAAGTACATCAGTACttttatgatataaataatccaaataaaagaatattcTCAATACTTTCCCCGGACGTATActaa
- a CDS encoding hypothetical protein (conserved Plasmodium protein, unknown function), which yields MIETYIYWNFRGSRGNGNILRISLPCSYNTIKKKIMELTNIHIENNLDILLYHNNKILSEYESIHHEMLIEIQRSSIDVVRDMLQKSNDLFLEKNKSKTEVNKNNAITQRTTQNQQKNNNRMINDYNNKISKFNNNNNKTVGYFQNNNRPWNIYNRNNIIKDEDKNIHGENNLIINQQVEEAEELDEDEEMKIHLAMEKNNVYKSNYNNNKIRLNYYKRDRNNPTHFMQNKLKNISPHNIIKNNKNGIPNNNITTSNSKVDGEYSTTYHQKNNYLPNIYTHSTYNKFKNHINNNHNNIHGNNVDEETINKKVSPDYICHMCGKKGHSIKNCTMSAFNNNKKIKVPTGIPTNFLTKIKTEDIYKYDQIYILKDGSYGVLKDVEDVSGSAYLYRSVEDKINIYLGVNNNNNNNNNNNINNNNNNKNNSSSSSNYNYYNNSDIPNELQNNDKISNIYKCLLCRKLYTEPVTLHCCAETYCKACLYKYNKKKMKDTSNISSSYHNNNNNYTNQESNKVIGAGSGGQLMKCPSCSKYINSDELIINTNIKNVIDTIVKNQKTNQVNDEMGNKASGNTFVEINNNMNLMDEQHNNNNINNNINNNNNNNNNNNNINNNNSNGVGGADEHNNYSYNNISSHNNQNISHNFTNNSSKDLGYNHNQNIFNLSHKDNIHNIKQNEFYHVNFNPLITFSFNLYELKKEHDFAAAYIAQYKLKKKKKKKRQLNINFSVLNKKIC from the coding sequence atgattgAAACGTATATTTACTGGAATTTTCGTGGGAGCAGGGGTAATGGGAACATCCTAAGGATATCGCTTCCATGTAGTTATAACAcgataaaaaagaaaataatggAGTTGACAAATATACAcatagaaaataatttggATATCTTATTATATCACAATAATAAGATTTTAAGCGAATATGAAAGTATACATCATGAGATGTTAATAGAAATTCAAAGAAGTAGTATTGATGTGGTGAGGGATATGCTACAAAAGAGtaatgatttatttttagaaaagaataaaagTAAGACAGAGgtaaataagaataatgCTATAACACAAAGAACAACTCAAAatcaacaaaaaaataataatcgtatgataaatgattataataataaaatatctaaatttaataataataataataagacAGTGGGTTATTTTCAGAATAATAACAGACCCtggaatatatataatagaaataatattataaaagatGAAGACAAAAATATTCATGGAGAAAATAatctaataataaatcaacAAGTAGAAGAAGCAGAAGAATTAGATGAAGATgaagaaatgaaaattCATTTAGCcatggaaaaaaataatgtatataaatcaaattataataataataaaataagattaaattattataaaagagATAGAAATAATCCAACTCATTTTATgcaaaataaattaaaaaacatatctcctcataatataataaaaaataataaaaatggaatacctaataataatattactaCCTCGAATAGTAAGGTAGATGGGGAATATTCAACAACATAtcatcaaaaaaataattatttaccaaatatatatacacacagtacatataataaatttaaaaatcatataaacaataatcataataatattcatgGAAATAATGTTGATGAAGAAactataaataaaaaggttTCTCCGGATTATATATGTCATATGTGTGGAAAGAAAGGCCAtagtataaaaaattgtacAATGAGTgcatttaataataataaaaaaataaaagtgCCTACAGGAATTCCAACCAACtttttaacaaaaataaaaacggaagatatatataaatatgatcaaatatatattttaaaagatgGTAGTTATGGTGTATTAAAAGATGTAGAAGATGTTAGTGGAAGTGCTTATTTGTATAGAAGTGTCGAggataaaataaatatatatttgggtgtaaataataacaacaacaataataataataataatataaataataataataataataaaaataatagtagtagtagtagtaattataattattataataatagtgaTATCCCTAACGAACttcaaaataatgataaaatttcaaatatatataaatgcTTGTTATgtagaaaattatataccGAACCTGTAACTTTACATTGTTGTGCTGAAACGTATTGTAAAGcatgtttatataaatataataaaaaaaaaatgaaagacACTTCAAACATATCTTCATCTTAtcataataacaataataattatacaaatCAAGAATCTAATAAGGTAATAGGAGCAGGATCGGGAGGACAACTTATGAAATGTCCTAGTTGTTCAAAGTACATTAACTCAGACgaattaattattaatacaaatattaagAATGTGATAGATACAATTGttaaaaatcaaaaaacTAATCAAGTGAATGATGAAATGGGAAATAAAGCATCTGGCAATACATTTgttgaaataaataataatatgaatcTAATGGATGAGCAGcacaacaataataatataaataataatataaataataataataataataataataataataataatataaataataataatagtaatgGCGTAGGAGGTGCAGatgaacataataattattcatataataatattagtTCTCATAATAATCAAAACATTTCACATAATTTTACAAATAACAGTAGTAAAGATTTAGGATATAATcataatcaaaatatatttaatttaagtcataaagataatatacataatataaaacaaaacGAATTTTATCATGTAAATTTTAATCCTTTAAttacattttcttttaatttatatgaattaaaGAAAGAACACGATTTTGCAGCTGCATATATAGCTCAATATAAactcaaaaaaaaaaaaaaaaaaaaaagacaactcaacataaatttttccgtattaaacaaaaaaatttgcTAA